The Miscanthus floridulus cultivar M001 chromosome 6, ASM1932011v1, whole genome shotgun sequence genomic interval GCTCTAGATACTGTTGGTACCTTTTGTAGACTAGTAGTTTGATGCTGCTAAAATCTCATCCACACCTGTCGCAACGTGAAACTAAGTCCAAAATCTATAATAAATTATCTTATTTGACAAGTTTTGTTTATATATTGCATTTGTTGTCTTCCCTGGAAGATCTATACATTCTGTTGTATGCATGAGTGTGCCCATTATTATTTTTGAACTTATGGGCCATCTTAAATATTGGAAATTTATAATGTTTGTACTTCTATTAACAGAATTCCATTAAAATTGATAAAATGAAGAGACATGAACTTCCACGCCATGAAGTGCAGCAGGTAAGTTTGGCCCCTAGGCCTACTGCCCTTTTACTTGTATGCTACTTTTGCATTCAACTTAGTCAATGTCTTTATTTTTATCTGTCATCAGGTTGTATGCTCATTGTGTGGCACTGAACAGGAGGTGTGTGACTGAACCTTTACTAATAATACTTCGCCAAACGCTATGTGTATCACCTATATCATCATGGTTTCTTGTCTGCTGGCAGGTACGACAAGTATGCATCAATTGCGGTGTTTGCATGGGGAAGTACTTCTGTGGGTTGTGCAAACTCTTTGATGATGATGTTAGTAATAGAAACCTTGATATTGTACCTCCTGTGTTTGCTTTTTGTAAGCATTGGAGTATGCCTTGCTAAAGGTTCTTTTTGTGATTTTAGGTCTCTAAACAGCAGTATCACTGCAACGGATGTGGAATATGTAGGTGCGTATGTGATAACTTTCCAAGTAGACATGGTCTGGATGCAGTGTATGGAAACTAGTACTTAAATTTTGGCTACATTTGCAGAATCGGAGGGAGGGAGAATTTCTTCCACTGTTCAAAATGTGGTAATGCTTCATGCCTGTTGTGTCTTACATTTCATTTTTAAGGAAACAAAGCTAATGTATATACTGCCATTTTATGATGCTTATATATTTGATCATTCTCTGTACTTGTTTGGACTAAGTGTTCCTCTGCATGCATTGCCATTAATCCTATGACGAGACATGCATGTTTGTGCGTATGTAAGGCTACATGAATATAGCTTTTCAGTTACAGTTTGCATTCTTCATAGTTTGTAGATTACTAGCTGAACAATGCTGTAGAATAATTTGGAAAATAGAAGGTACACATCCTAAATTGCAGGGGTGGACCTAGGCTGGCCAATTGACTAGGGTCATTACATGAGGATCATGTGCTGGATCTATTGCGCTACAGTAAAACATAGGATGAGGTGCATTGTAAATATGACCCAAGACTGGTCCATGAACTTAGTGGCCCTAGTGGCAGGTCTGCCGCTGCTAAAATTTACTTGGCTAACTGTCAAACAGGGCTGCATTTTACTATTTACTTATTCCCAACCCTTATATTATTATGTAGTTCTGCATTGTTCTAACTTATATAGGCAATTTTGGGTAAATGCTATAACTCATCTCTGTTTATCTGTTTCATGTAGGATGTTGCTATTCAATTGCGCTGAAGAATAGTCATGAATGTATTGAAGGGGCAATGCATCATGACTGTCCAATCTGCTTTGAGGTTGCTGCTCTGTTATTTTTTTATATTCAAGATATTGCTGATCTGATCATGTTTTTGTTTAATTGTTTACAGTCTGTTCTTATATTTTCCCGCTGACCTGTTTCGTGAATTTCAGTACTTGTTCGAGTCGACAAATGATGTTTCTGTCCTGCCTTGTGGTCATACCATTCATGTAAAGTGCCTGAAAGAAATGGAGGAGCACTGCCAGTAAGCTGGTTCTGCCTGTCCCTTTAGTGTGCCTTAGTTACCGGTGACTAGGTTTTGATGGCTAATAAATCTCCAGGTTCGCTTGCCCCCTTTGCTCCAAGTCGGTTTGTGACATGTCGAAGGCATGGGAGAGACTCGACATGGAGCTGGCAGCTCTGTCTGACTCCTGTGATGATAAaatggtaattttcttttctgagAACAGAAGCTGAAAAGAAAGTAGTTAGTTCCAGTCTAGTAAATATGTTCCCTCCTTACTGCAATACTGATGGTGTGCTAAATGTAGTTTTTAATCTGTTTTGAACACTGATAACTGGATTTTATTCCCATGTAGGTCCGCATATTATGCAACGACTGCGGGGCAATATCAGAGGTGCAGTTCCATTTGATTGCGCACAAGTGCCAGAATTGCAAGTCATACAACACCCGCCTGATCTGAAGTAAGAAT includes:
- the LOC136456458 gene encoding probable E3 ubiquitin-protein ligase RZFP34, yielding MGALDLHLEFASAQHGQAKLNVEEYAKGSLLSDGNYNTEKINGSNPDDHGKFEKGIMQYGCPHYRRRCRIRAPCCNEIFDCRHCHNETKNSIKIDKMKRHELPRHEVQQVVCSLCGTEQEVRQVCINCGVCMGKYFCGLCKLFDDDVSKQQYHCNGCGICRIGGRENFFHCSKCGCCYSIALKNSHECIEGAMHHDCPICFEYLFESTNDVSVLPCGHTIHVKCLKEMEEHCQFACPLCSKSVCDMSKAWERLDMELAALSDSCDDKMVRILCNDCGAISEVQFHLIAHKCQNCKSYNTRLI